DNA from Sinorhizobium arboris LMG 14919:
ATCGTGGGCACGGATCGTACCGATGCCGTCGACGATCTCGCTCACGCGGCCCGACAGTTCGCGGGCCGTCAGCTGGCGTTCGCGCCCGAGCACCAGCAGCCGCCGGCGCATGCGCGGGATGATGACCGCCTGAACCGCGACGATCGCAGCGGCAATGATACCCAGCCAGAAGCTCTGGAGGAGGATGAAGATCAGCGCCGTCAGGGCCTGGCCGCCGAGAAGAGCGGGCTGCACGAAGGCGTCTCCCGTGAAGCCGCCCATCGGCTCCACCTCGTCCTTGATCATGGTCGAGATCTCGGCCGGCTTCACGCGCTTGAGATGGCCGGGGGGGAAGCGCAGGACCCGGTCGATAAGTTCGAAGCGGATGCGCCGCAGAAGCCGCTCGCCGAGCCGGCCCTTATAGGTGTTGATGTAGAATTTGAAGAGCCCGTTGATGATGACGAGCACCAGGAACACCAGGCTCAGGGCCAGCAGCATGCCTTCCCTGCCGAGATCGAACCCCGAGAAGAGGTTGACCTCACCGAAGAACGGCAGATCGAAGGAAATCGGCAGGAACGGTTGGGTCGCCTCGGGGCTGTCGAAACCTGCACCCTGGATGGGTCCGTTGACGATCTGCTTCGGCAGATCGAAGGAGAGGAAATAGGGTACCATCGACAGCGCCACGACCAGCAATATCCAGAGCTGCTGCTTGCGGGTGTGAGTCCAGATGTAGCGGGAAAGACGTGGTTCCATGTGCCGGTAAAGAGACCTATCTGAAATTCGGGATCGCACGGCGATTCTGCCGGCGGACTACAGCGCCGCACTTGGTGCCGCTCCGTCTGATCGTCAATGGGCCTGCGCTACCTCCACGAAATCGTGACCACCCGGCATGAGAGCAAAGCGATGCGCCATGTCAAGCCTCCGACAGATCTGCAGCACCGCCTGTTGTTACCCAGGCCCCTTGCCTCCGACTTGATCCTGCGGCCCCGCATCCGGCGGGCGGCTTGCGCTCGCCAGACCGTGAGCTTACAACAGCCGCATGACGCAGGCCAGCCACTCTCCGCACCTTCCCGAAGATTGGCGCGAAAACGCCCATGATCTTGCCCGGGGGCTGGCTGCCTATTCCGGCAGCAGGCTCGTCGGTGGCATAGCCAGGGTCATTGCGAAGCATCCGCAAGCGAACATCGCCAACGCCTTCAACCACAAGCAGGTCGACTGCAAGATGTGGGCCCGCGACAAGCTCTTCGAGAGCACCGGCGCAGACTGTCGCCGGGTCATCGTGCTCGGCGGCTGGTACGGCGTTCTGTCGGCCATGCTGCTCGAAGATTCGCGCTTCGACATCGAATTCGCCGTGAGCTGCGACATCGATCCCGCGGTTGAGCCGGTCGCGCGCACACTCAATGCAACCTTCGGCGACAGATTCCATGCGATGACGGCCGATATGCACACGCTCGACTATCGCGCCCTGAATGCGGATCTGCTGATCAACACGAGCTGCGAGCACATCGCCGAACTGCGGAACTGGCTGGACCTCCTTTCGCCCGGCACGCGCGTCCTCCTGCAATCGAACGACTACTTCAGCGAGCCCACCCATATAAGCTGCGTCGGGTCGCTCGAGGAGTTTCAAGCGCAGGCGCGTCTCGCGCGGATCGACTTCGCGGGAGCGCTGCCGACGAAAAAATACACGCGCTTCATGCTGATCGGGTCGGTCTAAGTCCTGACGGACTGTCTCGACGAAAGCCGCTCGCCGATGATCCTCGCCGTTCCGGCGGCTCCGTCGAGGTCGAGCGGCGGGATGGCCGGCCTCGGCCGTGCAAGCATCGCCCTCACCTTCGCGGCCAGAAGCTCGGACGTGATCCCCTCCTCCGGCAGCACGCCGGCGAGATCGAGCTGTTCGAGCCGTGCCGCCCGCGTGCTCTGTTCGGTTTCGCCACCGGCGGTAAATGGGATGAGGAGGCACGCGCAGCCGGCACGCAGAATGTCGCACACGGTGTTGTAGCCGGCCTGCGAGACGGAAAGGCGGGCACCGCCGAGCAACCCACCGAAATCCTGCCGGAAACGAAAGAGACTGACGCCCTCCGGAGCAGCGGCCGCGAATGTATCGAAATCCGCCTGCGGCAGGTTCGGGCCGGTTAGCAGACACCAGCGAAGTGCATTCGGCAGAAGTTTCGCGGCCTCGAGCGCCGCGCCGATCAGCTCCCTGCCGACAGCGCCTCCGCCCGCCGATACCACGATGTCGAATTTCTCGGCCGCTTCATTCGGCGGCGGCGGGGCGACGAGGCCCGTATAGACGACCTTGTCGCGGATTTCGCCCGCAAGGGGAAATGTCTCCTCGATACGGGCGAATCCGGGGTCGCCGTGAACGAGTACGAGATCGAAATGGTTTTTAACGAGTTCGACGGTCTCCTCGGCCCTTCCGGGCTTGACCCTCTCCTGCAGAATGTCGCGCAGCGATGTCGCCACGAGCGGTGGCCGGTCGCTCGCCGCAATTTCGGCGAGCAGCGGCAGCAGTTCGAACCGCATCTGACGACGCCCGAAGGGGAAGGCCTCGATGATGACGACGTCCGGTTCCGTGCGACGGAAGGCCTCGATGAGCAGATCCCTTCGGTGCTCCTGCAAAGCGGCCGTGACCGGGTTTCCGCCGCGGTCGACAAGCCCGGAAAATCCTTTGTCGCCGGCGGTCACCGCCGGCAGTGCGACGGTTTGCACACCTTCCCCCGGAAAGCCCGGCACCGGCGTGCCGCCGGTCACCATCGTGACCTCGAAATCCCGCTCGGCCAGCGCTCCGGCAATGCGGCTCGCGCGGGCCAGATGCCCTATACCGAGAAGATGCTGCACATAGAAAAAGACGCGAGGCCTCAAGGACTTCTTCTCCATTCGCTTTCGAAGAGCGCGACCAACTGACGGACGCTGGAGTGGTGGTCGAACTCGCTGCGCACGCGCCGTTCCCCCGCGGCGCCAAACCGCCGGCGCAGCTCCGGGTCGCGGATCAGCCGCTCGAGTGCCGCGGCAAGAGGCTCCGGGCTTTCCGGTGGCACCACCAGGCCGTTTTTGCCATCTTCAAGCAATTCAGGAATGCCGGAGACTGCAGTCGAGACACAGGCAAGCCGCTGGCTCGACGCCTCCACGAGCACATTCGGCAGGCCGTCGCGGTCACCATTGGCCGCCACCCGGCAGGCCAGCGCGAAGATGTCGGCCTCGCGGTACCGGCCCAAAACATCCTTCTGATCGAGTGCCCCGTGCCAGCGGATGCGATCCTCCAGGCCAAGCTTTGCGGCAAGCTTCCGGAGCCCGCCGGTGAGCTCTCCCGCACCGATATGCTCGAAGCGCCAGTTGAGATCCGCAGGCAACAACGACAGCGCCTTCAGGAGGACGTCGTATCCCTTCTTGGGAACGGCGCGCCCGACGCTGACGATGCGCACCGGATCGTCGGGATCCGAGCCGTCGCGCCGGGAATGCTCGCCTTCGAAGCCCGGGAATCGATCGAGATCGAGGCCGTGATAGCTCAGATGGACCCGGGTCTGGTCCTTCGACAGGTCCCGCAGATGCTCATAGCCGCTTCGGGTGCAGGTCACCGTCCAGCGGGCCCGGTCGAGCTTGCTCGAAAGCTCCCAATCCTCGGAGGTCCAGATGTCCTTTGCATGGGCGGAGCAAGTCCAGGGTATGCCGGTGATCATGCTGGCATAGTCCGTTACCGAGGCCGGCGTGTGAATGAAGTGGGCATGAAGCCACGCGGCGTCTTCCGGCCATTCGGTGACAAGCACCAGCGCCTGGCCAAGACGGCGGAAGCGGTTGCGTGAAACGTCTCGCGCGAGGTCCCGGAGGAACTGCCCGAGCACCCGCCGGAAGCCTGGCTTCGGGACGGTCTTCACCAAGGCGCGGAAAACGCGCCACGGCTCCTCATGGAGATATTCAGGCAGGTAATGGACGGCCGCGCGTATTTCGTCATGGACGGGATGGCGTTTCCTGTCGGTCGGACGGCGCAGGGCGATGAGGACGAGCTCATGCCCTGCTTTTTCGAGGCCCAGCAGTTCCTGGGCGATGAACGTTTCCGAAAGGCGTGGATAACCCTTCAGCACGACGGCAATCTTCGGTTTCGGCGACACGTGTCTTCAGTTCGATCTTTTCACGACGGCCAAATGCTCGATCGATCTGTGATCGAGCCATTCGCCGACGATGTCGGATATGTGGACGAGCCCTTCCAGCCTCAGGCCATTGGCGCGGAGCGACGGCGGCGCGCGCTGCGGCAGCGCCTTCAGGGCGGCAGCAAGGCGTAGCGGTTCTTCCGCCTCCTGAGGAAGCAGCATGTCGACGAGCCCGAGTGCGGAGGCACGCTGGGCACGGATCAACTGTTCTTCCCGCGGCTGAAGGCGCGGCACGATGAGAGCCGGCTTATCGAAGGAAAGGATCTCGCAATAGGTGTTGTAACCGCCCATCGATACGACGCCCTTGGCGCCGGCGATCAGCTCCTCCATGCGATTGTCGAACTCGATGATCTTGATGAAGGGGATCTTGCCTCCCTTCTTGATCAGCTTGTTGCGCTGCTTTGCAGGCATATAGGGGCCGAGGACGACGAGCGCGTTATGCGTGAGTTCGGGATCGTCCTGATAGGCGTGGATTACGTCATGGATGAGGTCCGCTCCGTCGCCGCCGCCGCCGGTGGTGACCAGAATGTAATCGCCTTCCGGCTTGTGGCCGGGCAGCCCGTCGTGAGGAACGCTCCTTTGCAGAAAACCTACGAAGTTCATGCGGTCGCGCACGGCTCCCGGCACATCGAGCCCGACCAGCGGATCGTAGAAGTCCGGCGGCCCGTAGACCCAGATCGAATCGTAGAATTGTTCGATCTTGCGCATTGTGTCGCGCCGCTTCCATTCCTCTTCGAGGAGGTGCGGCGCGTCCATGATTTCGCGTAGGCCAAGCACCAGCCTGGTGCCGTGCGTCTTCAGGTAGGCGAGCGTATCCTCCACCTCGCCGCGCAGACCCATCGGCTCCTTGTCGACGACGAAAATATCCGGCCGGAAGGTTTCCGCTGTCGAACGGATGATCGACTGCCGCATTTTCAGCGTCTCGTGCAGCTCGATGTGGCGGTCCAGCGAGGTATATTCGCCGTTTCGGAGCTTTATGACGCTCGGGATCTTCACGAAGTCGACGCGGGCGCGATAATCGAAGGCGCCGGCGATGGTCGCACCGGATATGATCAGTATCTGCAGTCCGCTGTAGTCTTCCACCAGTGCATGGGCGATGGCGCGACAGCGTCTGAGATGGCCGAGCCCGAAGGTATCGTGGCTGTACATGAGGATGCGGGCATCCTCGAAGCGCCGTGTCATACGAAAAACCTTTCGCTCAAAGATAGAACCGTCGAAGTCTATTGCAGCGATCGCTTGCAGCCAACAGCGATACCGGGGCTTATTTGTAGGGATCGGCGGCGTCGCGCAACCCGTCTCCCAGGAAGTTGAACGCCAATATCACAAGAATGACAGGGATCGTGGGGAAAAGCAGCCACGGATAGAAGGCAATGACGCTGACGCTCTTTGCCTCGGTGAGCAGGATGCCCCAGCTGGTTATCGGAGGACGTAGCCCGAGGCCGAGGAAGCTCAATGCCGTTTCTCCGAGGATCATACCGGGTATGGAGATCGTTGCCGTGGCGATGAGATGGGACATGAAACCCGGAACGAGGTGGCGCCCTATGATGCGTCCGCTTTTGGCGCCCATCAACTGCGCGGCAAGGACATAATCCTCCTCCCGGAGTGCAAGCAGCTTCGAGCGCACGGCGCGCGCCAGGCCGGTCCAGTCGAGCAGGCCGAGAATGACGGTGATGCCAAGATAGATGAGAAGCGGGCTCCATGTCGCCGGCATGATCGCCGCCAGAGAGAGCCAGAGCGGAATGCTCGGTATCGACTGCAGGACTTCGATCAGTCTCTGGACCACAAGGTCGAAGATCCCGCCATGATATCCGGCAAGCCCGCCGATGACGATGCCGAGAACGAAGCTGACGGTGATGCCGAGAAGTCCGATCGTCAGCGATATCCGCGCGCCGTAGATGATCCGCGACAGCACGTCGCGGCCGAGACGGTCCGTGCCCAGGAGGAAAAGCTGCCCTCCCTCCGCCGGGCAAACCAGATGCAGATTGCCTTCGAACAACCCCCAGAAACGGTAGTCGTCGCCGCGGCAGAAGAACCGGATCGGCTCGACGACCGACGTATCGTCCGCGTAGTTGCGCTTCAGCGTATCCATGTCAAGCGTCATCGTCCGCCCATAGACGAAGGGGCCGACGAACTCACCCTCGTGGAAAAAGCGAACGCTCTGCGGCGGCGCATAGATGAAATCGACATTGCGCGTGTGCAGGTCGTAGGGCGCGAGAAACTCGCAGATCAGGATCATGCCGTAGAGCACCGCGAGGAAGATGCCCGAGACGAGCGCGATCTTGTGGCGCTTGAACTTCCACCACATCAGGCGCAGCTGCGATGCCTGGTTCACCCGCACCTGCTCCTCGGTCATGACCTCCACGGAATAGGGGTCGAAGGGCGCGGTCGAAACGTAGTGCGGAAGGGGCTCGCCGGGCGCCGGGATCGGTGACGTCACTTTGTGCTCCTGCCTTGCAGACGAATTCGAGGATCGAGGACGGCGAGCGCCAGATCGGAAACCAGCACTCCGATCACGGTGAGGAACGCGAGGAACATCAGGAACGACCCGGCGAGATACATGTCCTGGCTCTGCAGCGCCTTGATCAGCATCGGTCCGGTGGTTTCGAGGGACAGCACGATCGCCGTGATTTCCGCGCCCGAAATGATCGCCGGCAGGATCGACCCGATGTCCGAAATGAAGAAATTGAGCGCCATGCGCAGCGGATATTTGAGCAGGGTCCGCGTGGGCGAAAGCCCCTTGGCGCGGGCGGTCACGACATATTGCTTCTGGAGTTCGTCAAGCAGATTGGCCCTGAGGCGCCGGATCATGCCGGCAGTACCGGCCGCGCCGACGATGATGACCGGGATCCAGATATGCTCCAGTATCGACTTCGCCTTTTCCCAACTCATCGGTTCGGAAAGATACTTCTGGTCCATCAAATGGCCGATCGAAGTTCCAAACCATATGTTGGCGAAATACATGAGGACCAGGGCCAGCATGAAATTCGGGACTGCGATGCCGATGAGGCCGATCAGCGACAGGCCGTAGTCGCCCCAGCTGTACTGGTGCGTGGCAGCATAGATGCCGATCGGAAAGGCGATGACCCAGGTGAAGATGATGGTGACGAAGGAGACCAGAACCGTGAGCCATAGGCGCTCGCCGACGACCTCGCTCACCGGCAATTCATATTCGAAGGAATAGCCGAAATCGCCCTGGAGCATCCCCGCGACCCAATGGACATAGCGCAGGATCGGCGGCTGGTCGAAGCCATACTGCTTACGCAGCGCCTCGATCTGTTCCATGTTGACGCCTTCGCCCTGCGCCCTGATCTCAGCAATGTAGCTTTCGAAATAGTCGCCCGGGGGCAGCTCGATGATGGTGAAGACGAGCGCGGAGATGATGAGGAGCGTCGGGACCATGACTGCGATGCGCCAGAGAATGTATCGCAGCATCTCAGTCGTCCTGTTCCAACCAGAAGGTGTCGGGCTTGTAGGCGCCGAGATAGCTCGTCGGATCGAAACCGTACAATCCCTCATCGGGGAAATTGCGCAGCTTCTTCGTGACGAGGATCGGCTGCAGCGAGCTGTTGACCAGCCCGATCGAGAAGACCTGGTCCGTGTAGATGGACAACATCTGTCTCCAGATGTCAGCCCGCTCGGCATCGTCCGCGGAATGCCTCCAGCGCTTGAGCAGGTCCAGGAGCTCGACGACCGGGGGAAGGTCGGGCGCCTCGCCCATTTCGCCATGCGACATATAGTTCAATCCCCAGACGGGCCACTGCAGCTGGTCGTCTGTCGTCGGTGCAAGCTGGGCGGGGCTCATGTCCGCGGTCGGCACGCCGTTGTCGATGCCGAACCACATCGACATGATGATCTCGCCGCCGACCGCGCGGCTGCGGAAGGTATCGCGCTGCGAGGTGCGAATGAAGAGCGAAATGCCGATCTCGCGCCAGTAATCGGTTATGAGCTGCAGCACATCGGTATCGAGCGTGCTTTCGCCGGCCGTCTCTACGACGATCTGCGCCTTTCGGCCGTCGGGAAGGATACGGATTCCGTCGCTGCCGCGCTTGGCCAATCCAGCCGCGTCGAGCAGTGCATTCGCCTGCTCCGGATCATGGGCGATCCAGGCACTTGCGAATTCGGGCCGGAAGAGAGGACTTTCCGGCAGCACCGTGTCGGCGCTTTCCTTCGTCAGCCCATAGAAGGCCGCCATGTTGATTTCGCGACGGTCGATTGCAAGCGACAGCGCACGACGGACGCGCACGTCTCTGAGCAGCGGCCGCCACACCGGGTCGGCAGAGTTGAGGTTCGGCAGCAGCGCCAGGCGTGATCCCGACGTTTTCTTCCAGAGCTTCACCTCGACCGGGTGCCGTTTCTCCGCATCTTTGAGATAGGTATAATCGACGAAATCGATCCCATATGCCTGCAGGTCGCTTTCGCCCGTGCCGGTCTTTGCCGGAATGAGCGAGGACGAGCTGACGCTGAGCACGAAGCGGTCGATATAAGGCAACTGCAAGCCGTTTTCGTCCACCCGGTGGTAGTAGGGGTTGCGTTCGAAGACGAATTGTTCGGCCGGCAGGGGCGTGGTGTTGCGCCACGGGTCGAGGGTCGGCAGATCCGGATTCTCGGGCCGGTAGGAGCGCGCCATGCGCATGTGGAGCTGGCTCCACTTTTTGACCCGCTGCTCCTTCAGGAACGCCTTCAGCTTGTCCTCGTCCTGATATTTCGTGTGGAATTGCTTAAGATAGGCCGAAGGCATGACGACGACCAGTGGCTGCGGTGCGGCGAGTTCCTGCAGGAAAACCGGATTCGGCCTCGGCCAGGAATAGCGAACCGTTCGCTCGTCTACGATTTCGAACTTCGCCGCCTGTCCGTCCATGACCATCGCCGGCGGCAGGCCGGCCGGGGTAAGATCCTCGTTAAGGAGCACGTCTTCGAAGCAGTAGCGGAAGTCCTCGGCCGTCAACGGCGAGCCGTCCGACCACTTGTGGCCCTCGCGCAGATGGAAGGTGAAGATGCGGTCCTCGACCGTCTCGTAGCTTTCGAGAATGTCGGGCAGGAGATTGAGCTTCTCGTCGTAGCCGACCAGGCGGGTATAACCGTAGATCGTCATCAGGCGAATGTCCTTCGCACTGCCGATCAGGCTGCGGATCGTGCCGCCGTGGCGGCCGGGTTTGCGTCCCATCGCTGCGACATCGATCACCCGCGGCGTCTTCGGCAATCGTTCGCCGACGGGCGGAAGCTTGCCTTCCTGGACGAGGGCGGCGAGCGCGTCGGGTCCCGCCGCCGCCGCAAGCATTGCTTTCGGAAATGCAGCCGAAGCGAGAATACCGAGCGCAGTTCTTCGGGTGATCATCGGCGTAACTCCCTGGCATCCACCGATCTGCGGGCGAGGACATAATGCCCGCCACCGAGATCGGCGGGAATAAGAGCTTCGTTCTCGCCGCCGTCGGAGAATTGCGCACCCCAGCGCTGCTGGTCCGATCCACCGCTCGCCTGAAGGGAATCGAAGTCGAGCTTACGGTCGAGGTCGGGATAGGGAACTGCGGCGAGGAGCGACTTCGTGTAGGGGTGGACCGGATTGCGCATCAGCACCTCACGCGGTGCCAGCTCCACGATCCGGCCCGCGCACATGACCGCGATCCGGTCGGCCATGTAGTCGACCACCGCGAGATTGTGCGAGATGAACAGCATCGTCAGGCCGAGCTCTTTCTGCAAGTCCTTGAGAAGATTCAGGATCTGCGCCTGCACCGAAACATCGAGCGCAGAAACGGGTTCATCGCAGATCAGAAGCTGCGGCACGAGCGCGAGCGCCCGGGCAATTCCGATGCGCTGCCTTTGGCCGCCGGAGAAGCTGTGGGGATAGCGATTGATGAAGCGCTGGTCGAGCCCGACCGACTGCAACAGGGCGCGAACGTGTTCCTCGCGTGACTTCGGCGTCCCTCGACCGTGAATCTCCAGCGGCTCGCTGAGGATGTTCTTCACCGTCATGCGCGGCGAAAGCGAGGAGACGGGATCCTGGAAGACCATTTGGATCTTCGCCCGCAAAGCTTTGAGTTCCCCACC
Protein-coding regions in this window:
- a CDS encoding ABC transporter permease, with amino-acid sequence MTSPIPAPGEPLPHYVSTAPFDPYSVEVMTEEQVRVNQASQLRLMWWKFKRHKIALVSGIFLAVLYGMILICEFLAPYDLHTRNVDFIYAPPQSVRFFHEGEFVGPFVYGRTMTLDMDTLKRNYADDTSVVEPIRFFCRGDDYRFWGLFEGNLHLVCPAEGGQLFLLGTDRLGRDVLSRIIYGARISLTIGLLGITVSFVLGIVIGGLAGYHGGIFDLVVQRLIEVLQSIPSIPLWLSLAAIMPATWSPLLIYLGITVILGLLDWTGLARAVRSKLLALREEDYVLAAQLMGAKSGRIIGRHLVPGFMSHLIATATISIPGMILGETALSFLGLGLRPPITSWGILLTEAKSVSVIAFYPWLLFPTIPVILVILAFNFLGDGLRDAADPYK
- a CDS encoding ABC transporter substrate-binding protein, coding for MITRRTALGILASAAFPKAMLAAAAGPDALAALVQEGKLPPVGERLPKTPRVIDVAAMGRKPGRHGGTIRSLIGSAKDIRLMTIYGYTRLVGYDEKLNLLPDILESYETVEDRIFTFHLREGHKWSDGSPLTAEDFRYCFEDVLLNEDLTPAGLPPAMVMDGQAAKFEIVDERTVRYSWPRPNPVFLQELAAPQPLVVVMPSAYLKQFHTKYQDEDKLKAFLKEQRVKKWSQLHMRMARSYRPENPDLPTLDPWRNTTPLPAEQFVFERNPYYHRVDENGLQLPYIDRFVLSVSSSSLIPAKTGTGESDLQAYGIDFVDYTYLKDAEKRHPVEVKLWKKTSGSRLALLPNLNSADPVWRPLLRDVRVRRALSLAIDRREINMAAFYGLTKESADTVLPESPLFRPEFASAWIAHDPEQANALLDAAGLAKRGSDGIRILPDGRKAQIVVETAGESTLDTDVLQLITDYWREIGISLFIRTSQRDTFRSRAVGGEIIMSMWFGIDNGVPTADMSPAQLAPTTDDQLQWPVWGLNYMSHGEMGEAPDLPPVVELLDLLKRWRHSADDAERADIWRQMLSIYTDQVFSIGLVNSSLQPILVTKKLRNFPDEGLYGFDPTSYLGAYKPDTFWLEQDD
- a CDS encoding ABC transporter permease, with product MLRYILWRIAVMVPTLLIISALVFTIIELPPGDYFESYIAEIRAQGEGVNMEQIEALRKQYGFDQPPILRYVHWVAGMLQGDFGYSFEYELPVSEVVGERLWLTVLVSFVTIIFTWVIAFPIGIYAATHQYSWGDYGLSLIGLIGIAVPNFMLALVLMYFANIWFGTSIGHLMDQKYLSEPMSWEKAKSILEHIWIPVIIVGAAGTAGMIRRLRANLLDELQKQYVVTARAKGLSPTRTLLKYPLRMALNFFISDIGSILPAIISGAEITAIVLSLETTGPMLIKALQSQDMYLAGSFLMFLAFLTVIGVLVSDLALAVLDPRIRLQGRSTK
- a CDS encoding glycosyltransferase family protein; the protein is MTRRFEDARILMYSHDTFGLGHLRRCRAIAHALVEDYSGLQILIISGATIAGAFDYRARVDFVKIPSVIKLRNGEYTSLDRHIELHETLKMRQSIIRSTAETFRPDIFVVDKEPMGLRGEVEDTLAYLKTHGTRLVLGLREIMDAPHLLEEEWKRRDTMRKIEQFYDSIWVYGPPDFYDPLVGLDVPGAVRDRMNFVGFLQRSVPHDGLPGHKPEGDYILVTTGGGGDGADLIHDVIHAYQDDPELTHNALVVLGPYMPAKQRNKLIKKGGKIPFIKIIEFDNRMEELIAGAKGVVSMGGYNTYCEILSFDKPALIVPRLQPREEQLIRAQRASALGLVDMLLPQEAEEPLRLAAALKALPQRAPPSLRANGLRLEGLVHISDIVGEWLDHRSIEHLAVVKRSN
- a CDS encoding glycosyltransferase family protein, which produces MEKKSLRPRVFFYVQHLLGIGHLARASRIAGALAERDFEVTMVTGGTPVPGFPGEGVQTVALPAVTAGDKGFSGLVDRGGNPVTAALQEHRRDLLIEAFRRTEPDVVIIEAFPFGRRQMRFELLPLLAEIAASDRPPLVATSLRDILQERVKPGRAEETVELVKNHFDLVLVHGDPGFARIEETFPLAGEIRDKVVYTGLVAPPPPNEAAEKFDIVVSAGGGAVGRELIGAALEAAKLLPNALRWCLLTGPNLPQADFDTFAAAAPEGVSLFRFRQDFGGLLGGARLSVSQAGYNTVCDILRAGCACLLIPFTAGGETEQSTRAARLEQLDLAGVLPEEGITSELLAAKVRAMLARPRPAIPPLDLDGAAGTARIIGERLSSRQSVRT
- a CDS encoding glycosyltransferase family 4 protein, with product MSPKPKIAVVLKGYPRLSETFIAQELLGLEKAGHELVLIALRRPTDRKRHPVHDEIRAAVHYLPEYLHEEPWRVFRALVKTVPKPGFRRVLGQFLRDLARDVSRNRFRRLGQALVLVTEWPEDAAWLHAHFIHTPASVTDYASMITGIPWTCSAHAKDIWTSEDWELSSKLDRARWTVTCTRSGYEHLRDLSKDQTRVHLSYHGLDLDRFPGFEGEHSRRDGSDPDDPVRIVSVGRAVPKKGYDVLLKALSLLPADLNWRFEHIGAGELTGGLRKLAAKLGLEDRIRWHGALDQKDVLGRYREADIFALACRVAANGDRDGLPNVLVEASSQRLACVSTAVSGIPELLEDGKNGLVVPPESPEPLAAALERLIRDPELRRRFGAAGERRVRSEFDHHSSVRQLVALFESEWRRSP